In Isoptericola jiangsuensis, the following proteins share a genomic window:
- a CDS encoding LCP family protein has product MTKAHPRHTGPVAGHPVIRWVALGVTAVLAFTASAAVAAYVDLRSQMEVSDVDALLGRDDPEPVAEPADEPADPSDPFAGKARNILVMGTDFRDAQNAKIAGAGEEFHSDTTLLVHISGDRTRIEAVSIPRDSLVDIPSCPRPDGSSTSPQYNAMFNTAFALGGGPEQDITGAAACTILTVEALTGLRIQDHVVVKMTGVVDIVDALGGVPMCFPEPVKGDTRYSDLDLPEGPHTLDGEESIQFLRVRKGEGMGLEYGSDLKRIERQQAFIDSMLREVLDQNVITDTSSLYRMVRAALGAMSTSPRLGSPAALAGLAWSIKDIDPANIVFESVPVATAPTDANRVVWTSEADEIWARLDADEPLRETPSPTPTPSVTATTKATDEKSSGEESSGQGDGGGSDGAGSGSQDASPSPSPSPSLLPGVCG; this is encoded by the coding sequence GTGACGAAAGCCCACCCCCGGCACACCGGCCCCGTCGCCGGTCATCCCGTGATCCGCTGGGTCGCCCTCGGCGTCACCGCCGTGCTGGCGTTCACCGCGTCGGCGGCGGTGGCCGCCTACGTGGACCTGCGGTCGCAGATGGAGGTGTCCGACGTCGACGCGCTGCTGGGCCGCGACGACCCGGAGCCCGTCGCGGAGCCGGCGGACGAGCCCGCCGACCCGAGCGACCCGTTCGCGGGCAAGGCGCGCAACATCCTCGTCATGGGCACGGACTTCCGTGACGCGCAGAACGCGAAGATCGCGGGGGCGGGCGAGGAGTTCCACTCCGACACCACCCTGCTGGTGCACATCAGCGGGGACCGGACCCGCATCGAGGCGGTGTCGATCCCGCGCGACTCGCTGGTCGACATCCCGTCGTGCCCGCGCCCGGACGGCAGCTCGACGTCGCCGCAGTACAACGCCATGTTCAACACGGCGTTCGCGCTGGGCGGCGGCCCGGAGCAGGACATCACGGGCGCGGCGGCCTGCACCATCCTCACGGTGGAGGCGCTGACCGGGCTGCGGATCCAGGACCACGTCGTGGTGAAGATGACGGGCGTCGTCGACATCGTGGACGCGCTCGGTGGCGTGCCGATGTGCTTCCCGGAGCCGGTCAAGGGCGACACCCGCTACTCGGACCTCGACCTGCCGGAGGGTCCGCACACCCTCGACGGGGAGGAGTCGATCCAGTTCCTGCGCGTCCGCAAGGGCGAGGGCATGGGCCTGGAGTACGGCAGCGACCTCAAGCGCATCGAGCGGCAGCAGGCGTTCATCGACTCGATGCTGCGCGAGGTCCTCGACCAGAACGTCATCACGGACACGTCGTCCCTGTACCGGATGGTGCGGGCCGCCCTCGGCGCGATGTCCACCAGCCCGCGGCTCGGCAGCCCGGCCGCGCTCGCCGGGCTGGCGTGGAGCATCAAGGACATCGACCCGGCGAACATCGTGTTCGAGTCCGTGCCCGTGGCGACCGCCCCGACCGACGCCAACCGGGTGGTGTGGACGTCCGAGGCCGACGAGATCTGGGCACGGCTCGACGCCGACGAGCCCCTGCGGGAGACCCCGAGCCCGACGCCGACGCCGAGCGTCACGGCGACGACGAAGGCGACCGACGAGAAGTCGTCGGGCGAGGAGTCGTCCGGCCAGGGCGACGGCGGGGGCTCGGACGGCGCGGGCAGCGGGTCGCAGGACGCCTCGCCGTCCCCGTCGCCCAGCCCGTCACTACTGCCCGGCGTCTGCGGCTGA
- a CDS encoding LysE/ArgO family amino acid transporter — translation MILLAGFGLGLSLIVAIGAQNAFVLRQGVRREHVGVVVAVCALSDAVLYSLGGAGLGVLVEAHPGFVTAARYAGAAVVLGYGALAARRALRGGEELVATADTSVPDAGRRLRPVLLTALALTWLNPHVYLDTVVLQGAVAASYGDDRWWFTAGAVASSLVWFVALGYGARLAAPLLARPGAWRVVDGVIAVVMLAVAASLVAGA, via the coding sequence GTGATCCTCCTCGCCGGGTTCGGCCTCGGGCTGTCCCTCATCGTCGCCATCGGCGCCCAGAACGCCTTCGTCCTGCGCCAGGGCGTGCGCCGCGAGCACGTCGGCGTCGTCGTCGCCGTCTGCGCGCTCAGCGATGCCGTGCTCTACTCCCTCGGCGGCGCCGGCCTCGGCGTCCTCGTCGAGGCGCACCCCGGGTTCGTCACCGCCGCCCGGTACGCCGGGGCCGCCGTCGTCCTCGGCTACGGCGCGCTCGCCGCCCGCCGGGCCCTGCGCGGCGGCGAGGAGCTCGTCGCCACCGCCGACACCAGCGTCCCCGACGCCGGCCGCCGCCTGCGCCCCGTCCTGCTCACCGCGCTCGCCCTCACCTGGCTCAACCCCCACGTCTACCTCGACACCGTCGTCCTCCAGGGCGCCGTCGCCGCCTCCTACGGCGACGACCGCTGGTGGTTCACCGCCGGCGCCGTGGCGTCCAGCCTCGTCTGGTTCGTCGCCCTCGGGTACGGCGCCCGCCTCGCCGCGCCCCTGCTCGCCCGCCCCGGTGCGTGGCGCGTCGTCGACGGCGTCATCGCGGTCGTCATGCTCGCCGTCGCGGCGTCCCTCGTCGCCGGCGCCTGA
- a CDS encoding aminotransferase class I/II-fold pyridoxal phosphate-dependent enzyme encodes MTTTPRWRAVAAATGLLAADGTVARTIFAEMTTLAASTGAINLGQGFPDVDGPDWVKAAAKDAIDAGRNQYAPGDGVPELRAAVAAHQHRHYGLDVDPDTEVLVTTGATEALTAAVLALVGPGDEVITLEPFYDSHAAAIAMAGATHVPVPLTADLRLDVAALRAAASDRTAMILVDTPHNPTGTVLTRAELEHVAAVARERDAVVVTDEVYEHLVFDDARHVPVATLPGMAGRTLTVSSAGKTFSLTGWKVGWVHGPAELVTAIRTVKQFVTYASGSPFQPAIARALADDDVPRELAASLAARRDLLCDGLRAAGFDVVVPQGTYFVVADGAPLGFADGHDLCRRLPDLAGVVGVPVSAFCRPGSTAADAFASRVRFTFVKRPEVLQDAVGRLATLAGSR; translated from the coding sequence ATGACGACGACCCCCCGCTGGCGCGCGGTCGCGGCGGCGACCGGCCTGCTCGCCGCCGACGGCACCGTGGCCCGCACGATCTTCGCGGAGATGACCACGCTCGCGGCCTCCACGGGCGCGATCAACCTCGGCCAGGGGTTCCCCGACGTCGACGGCCCCGACTGGGTCAAGGCCGCCGCGAAGGACGCCATCGACGCGGGCCGCAACCAGTACGCCCCGGGCGACGGGGTGCCCGAGCTGCGGGCCGCCGTCGCCGCCCACCAGCACCGCCACTACGGCCTCGACGTCGACCCGGACACCGAGGTCCTCGTCACCACCGGCGCCACCGAGGCCCTCACCGCCGCCGTGCTCGCCCTGGTCGGCCCGGGCGACGAGGTCATCACCCTCGAACCGTTCTACGACTCGCACGCCGCGGCGATCGCGATGGCCGGCGCGACCCACGTCCCGGTGCCGCTCACCGCCGACCTGCGGCTCGACGTCGCCGCCCTGCGCGCCGCCGCGAGCGACCGCACCGCGATGATCCTGGTCGACACACCCCACAACCCGACGGGCACCGTGCTCACCCGCGCCGAGCTGGAGCACGTCGCCGCCGTCGCCCGCGAGCGTGATGCCGTCGTCGTCACCGACGAGGTGTATGAGCACCTGGTGTTCGACGACGCCCGCCACGTGCCCGTCGCGACGCTGCCCGGGATGGCGGGGCGCACGCTCACGGTGTCGTCGGCGGGCAAGACGTTCAGCCTCACCGGCTGGAAGGTCGGCTGGGTCCACGGACCGGCCGAGCTCGTCACGGCGATCCGCACCGTCAAGCAGTTCGTCACGTACGCCTCGGGCTCGCCGTTCCAGCCCGCCATCGCCCGGGCGCTGGCCGACGACGACGTGCCGCGCGAGCTCGCCGCGTCGCTGGCGGCCCGCCGGGACCTGCTGTGCGACGGGCTGCGGGCCGCAGGGTTCGACGTCGTCGTGCCGCAGGGGACGTACTTCGTCGTGGCGGACGGCGCCCCGCTGGGGTTCGCCGACGGTCACGACCTGTGCCGCCGGCTGCCCGACCTCGCGGGGGTGGTCGGCGTACCGGTGTCGGCGTTCTGCCGCCCCGGGTCGACGGCGGCGGACGCCTTCGCGTCGCGGGTGCGGTTCACGTTCGTCAAGCGGCCGGAGGTCCTTCAGGACGCCGTCGGGCGGCTCGCCACGCTCGCCGGCTCGCGCTGA
- a CDS encoding adenylate/guanylate cyclase domain-containing protein yields the protein MTSKTPQEAPEASVPAAPDASPTATPRDAAARIDELILGGPRRFDFDDLLRETGASAEFVEDYWRWLGLPVTDPHEARFSAADLESLREIRDLIERGQLDEQAQMTLVRSLGHTADRLALWQVEAFVEHLSRRFDLDDVAARQATLDQVPHFADVLARQLDHAWRRQLAALMGRFATELRGVDGSEVSRGQLPLRRAVGFADIVSFTKRTAGLGSQELSEYVQAFESRARDVIVEAGGRVVKTIGDAVLFVADDVVTGAEVALGLAAPHASAEEIPVRVGFVWGRVLSRFGDVFGPDVNLASRITELAEPSTVLVDPTTAALLSSSARYALTAQSPQAVQGLGEIQPVRLQRAYTG from the coding sequence GTGACCAGCAAGACCCCCCAGGAGGCCCCCGAGGCCTCCGTGCCCGCGGCGCCGGACGCCTCCCCGACCGCCACGCCCCGAGACGCCGCCGCCCGCATCGACGAGCTGATCCTCGGCGGCCCGCGACGGTTCGACTTCGACGACCTCCTGCGGGAGACGGGGGCGTCGGCCGAGTTCGTCGAGGACTACTGGCGCTGGCTGGGGCTGCCCGTCACGGACCCCCACGAGGCCCGGTTCAGCGCCGCCGACCTGGAGTCGCTGCGCGAGATCCGCGACCTCATCGAGCGCGGCCAGCTCGACGAGCAGGCGCAGATGACCCTGGTGCGTTCCCTCGGCCACACCGCGGACCGGCTCGCCCTGTGGCAGGTCGAGGCGTTCGTCGAGCACCTGTCGCGTCGGTTCGACCTCGACGACGTCGCCGCCCGGCAGGCGACCCTGGACCAGGTGCCGCACTTCGCGGACGTCCTGGCGCGCCAGCTCGACCACGCGTGGCGCCGCCAGCTCGCCGCGCTGATGGGCCGGTTCGCCACCGAGCTGCGGGGCGTCGACGGCTCGGAGGTGTCCCGCGGTCAGCTCCCGCTGCGCCGCGCCGTCGGGTTCGCCGACATCGTGTCGTTCACCAAGCGCACGGCGGGCCTGGGCTCCCAGGAGCTCAGCGAGTACGTGCAGGCCTTCGAGTCGCGCGCGAGGGACGTCATCGTCGAGGCGGGCGGCCGGGTCGTCAAGACCATCGGCGACGCCGTGCTGTTCGTCGCGGACGACGTCGTCACGGGCGCCGAGGTGGCGCTCGGGCTCGCCGCGCCGCACGCCAGCGCCGAGGAGATCCCGGTCCGGGTGGGGTTCGTGTGGGGCCGCGTGCTGTCCCGGTTCGGCGACGTGTTCGGCCCGGACGTCAACCTGGCCTCGCGCATCACCGAGCTCGCCGAGCCGTCGACCGTGCTGGTGGACCCGACGACGGCGGCGCTGCTGTCCTCGTCGGCTCGGTACGCGCTGACGGCGCAGTCGCCGCAGGCCGTGCAGGGGCTGGGGGAGATCCAGCCCGTGCGGCTCCAGCGCGCCTACACGGGCTGA
- a CDS encoding SOS response-associated peptidase has translation MCGRYASFTESQDLADELAVAEVADDVRLLGPRWNVAPTDDVRIVVERPRREPLPDGGTTAGEITRSLQAARWGLVPSWAKDPGVGARMINARRETLLDKSAFAKPLGVRRCLVPADGYWEWRRLPAGQGTRKVPKQAYWIHPADGGVVAFAGLYEFWRDRSRADDDPDRWLVSTTIITRDAAPGLDRIHDRMPVHLPAARWDDWLDPAVGAQDAYDLLDDAEVALSTRPVRAAVGNVRHDDPSLLEPDPDPLDPDVVLL, from the coding sequence ATGTGCGGCAGGTACGCGTCCTTCACCGAGTCCCAGGACCTCGCCGACGAGCTCGCCGTCGCCGAGGTCGCCGACGACGTCCGCCTGCTCGGCCCCCGGTGGAACGTCGCCCCCACCGACGACGTCCGGATCGTCGTCGAGCGGCCCCGCCGGGAGCCCCTGCCCGACGGCGGCACCACCGCCGGGGAGATCACGCGCTCCCTCCAGGCGGCGCGGTGGGGCCTCGTGCCCTCGTGGGCGAAGGATCCCGGCGTCGGCGCACGGATGATCAACGCCCGCCGCGAGACCCTGCTCGACAAGAGCGCGTTCGCGAAGCCGCTCGGCGTGCGCCGCTGCCTCGTCCCCGCCGACGGCTACTGGGAGTGGCGCCGACTGCCCGCCGGGCAGGGCACGCGCAAGGTCCCCAAGCAGGCGTACTGGATCCACCCGGCCGACGGCGGCGTCGTCGCGTTCGCCGGGCTCTACGAGTTCTGGCGCGACCGCTCGCGCGCCGACGACGACCCCGACCGCTGGCTCGTCTCCACCACGATCATCACCCGCGACGCCGCGCCCGGGCTCGACCGCATCCACGACCGCATGCCCGTGCACCTGCCCGCCGCGCGGTGGGACGACTGGCTCGACCCCGCCGTCGGCGCGCAGGACGCCTACGACCTGCTCGACGACGCCGAGGTCGCGCTCAGCACCCGACCCGTGCGCGCGGCCGTGGGCAACGTGCGCCACGACGACCCGTCGCTGCTCGAGCCGGACCCGGACCCCCTCGACCCGGACGTCGTGCTGCTGTGA
- a CDS encoding ArgP/LysG family DNA-binding transcriptional regulator: protein MRWDSGQLAALAAVVAEGSFEGAARALHVTPSAVSQRIRALEAAAGAVLVRRSRPVRATDPGRVLLRLARQVELLGAEAADELGPTDDDRRPVTVPVAVNADSLATWVLPALAAVDGVVFDVHVADQDRTVDLLPDGAVMAAVTSRAEPVQGCTSTPLGLTRYRPSARRDAAVRWFPDGPTPDALDSAPMVVFARTDDLQDRWLRDVAAAAGTAVPDPPRHHVPSTAEFLDAVRHGLGWGMWGPLPRAGARFAVLEPDADVVALDDTVVEVPLHLQQWRLRSTVLDRVTDALREAARRALPQPSAADAGQ from the coding sequence ATGCGTTGGGACTCCGGACAGCTCGCCGCCCTCGCGGCCGTCGTCGCCGAGGGCTCGTTCGAGGGCGCCGCGCGCGCCCTGCACGTCACACCGTCGGCGGTGAGCCAGCGCATCCGCGCGCTGGAGGCGGCCGCGGGCGCCGTCCTGGTGCGCCGGTCGCGTCCCGTGCGGGCCACCGACCCCGGCCGGGTGCTGCTGCGCCTGGCCCGGCAGGTGGAACTGCTCGGCGCCGAGGCCGCCGACGAGCTCGGGCCGACCGACGACGACCGCCGGCCCGTCACCGTGCCGGTCGCCGTCAACGCGGACTCGTTGGCCACCTGGGTGCTGCCCGCGCTGGCGGCGGTGGACGGCGTCGTGTTCGACGTGCACGTCGCCGACCAGGACCGCACGGTCGACCTGCTGCCCGACGGCGCCGTCATGGCGGCGGTGACGTCCCGGGCGGAGCCGGTGCAGGGCTGCACCTCGACGCCGCTCGGCCTCACGCGGTACCGGCCCTCGGCCCGGCGGGACGCGGCCGTCCGCTGGTTCCCCGACGGACCGACGCCCGACGCCCTCGACAGCGCGCCGATGGTGGTGTTCGCCCGCACCGACGACCTGCAGGACCGCTGGCTGCGGGACGTCGCCGCGGCCGCGGGCACCGCCGTGCCGGACCCGCCGCGCCACCACGTGCCCTCGACCGCGGAGTTCCTCGACGCGGTGCGGCACGGCCTGGGGTGGGGCATGTGGGGTCCGCTCCCCCGCGCCGGCGCCCGGTTCGCCGTGCTGGAGCCGGACGCCGACGTGGTCGCCCTCGACGACACGGTCGTCGAGGTGCCGCTGCACCTGCAGCAGTGGCGGCTGCGCTCGACCGTGCTGGACCGCGTCACCGACGCGCTGCGCGAGGCGGCGCGCCGGGCCCTGCCGCAGCCGTCAGCCGCAGACGCCGGGCAGTAG
- a CDS encoding CpaF family protein: MARDDAVSTVAREVRELVRRRGLDPVSDRAGLDQLVADALADYAERAALGVVPALADPAATARAVADSLGGLGPLQPYLDDPEVEEIWINSPAQVFVARRGVSELTTTLLTADQVRDLVERMLKVSGRRLDLSSPFVDATLPGGERLHVVIPDVTREHMAVNIRKHVVRAHHLDHLVRLGSLTPHAARFLDASVRAGANVLVAGATQAGKTTMLNALAGSIPAGQRVISCEEVFELRLPVRDQVAMQCRQPSLEGTGEIPLRRLVKEALRMRPDRIVIGEVREAESFDLLVALNAGVPGMCTLHANSAREAVTKMCTLPLLAGENVSDRFVTPAVASSLDLVVHLGVTPDGVRQVREVVAVTGRVEEGRVETAQIFRRRPGALGGDLVRGDGFPTGVERYERVGVDVHALLSGEA, translated from the coding sequence ATGGCCCGCGACGACGCCGTCAGCACCGTCGCGCGCGAGGTCCGCGAGCTCGTCCGGCGGCGCGGCCTCGACCCCGTCAGCGACCGCGCCGGCCTCGACCAGCTCGTCGCCGACGCCCTCGCCGACTACGCCGAACGCGCCGCCCTCGGCGTCGTGCCCGCCCTCGCCGACCCCGCCGCCACCGCGCGCGCCGTCGCCGACTCCCTCGGCGGGCTCGGACCCCTGCAGCCCTACCTCGACGACCCCGAGGTCGAGGAGATCTGGATCAACTCCCCGGCGCAGGTGTTCGTCGCGCGGCGCGGCGTCAGCGAGCTCACCACCACGCTGCTCACCGCCGACCAGGTCCGCGACCTCGTCGAACGGATGCTCAAGGTCAGCGGCCGCCGCCTCGACCTGTCCAGCCCGTTCGTCGACGCCACCCTCCCCGGCGGCGAGCGCCTCCACGTGGTCATCCCCGACGTCACGCGCGAGCACATGGCCGTCAACATCCGCAAGCACGTCGTGCGGGCCCACCATCTCGACCACCTCGTCCGCCTCGGGTCGCTCACCCCGCACGCCGCGCGCTTCCTCGACGCGTCGGTCCGCGCCGGGGCGAACGTCCTCGTCGCCGGGGCCACCCAGGCCGGCAAGACGACCATGCTCAACGCGCTCGCGGGCTCCATCCCCGCCGGGCAGCGAGTCATCTCCTGCGAGGAGGTGTTCGAGCTGCGCCTGCCCGTGCGCGACCAGGTGGCCATGCAGTGCCGTCAGCCCTCCCTGGAGGGCACCGGCGAGATCCCGCTGCGACGGCTCGTCAAGGAGGCGCTGCGGATGCGTCCCGACCGCATCGTCATCGGCGAGGTCCGCGAGGCCGAGAGCTTCGACCTGCTCGTCGCGCTCAACGCCGGCGTGCCGGGGATGTGCACGCTGCACGCCAACTCCGCCCGCGAGGCCGTGACCAAGATGTGCACCCTCCCGCTGCTGGCGGGGGAGAACGTCTCGGACCGGTTCGTCACGCCCGCCGTCGCGTCGTCCCTCGACCTCGTCGTCCACCTCGGGGTCACCCCCGACGGCGTGCGGCAGGTCCGTGAGGTGGTCGCCGTCACGGGTCGGGTCGAGGAGGGACGGGTGGAGACCGCGCAGATCTTCCGGCGGCGGCCCGGCGCGCTCGGCGGTGATCTCGTGCGCGGCGACGGGTTCCCCACCGGCGTCGAACGGTACGAGCGGGTCGGGGTGGACGTCCACGCGCTGCTCAGCGGGGAGGCCTGA
- a CDS encoding esterase-like activity of phytase family protein — protein sequence MRRTRQSVVLARTVAATAAATLLLTTAAAGVAAAAPATGRGHDPHDPGRSGTRVVPVLEGRATLSADFLADGPPSGARASAANGRQGPWDGQVVPGFSAMVDNGDGTFWAQPDNGFGAKGNSADFLLRNYLVRPDWDTGTRGSGEIEILDRIDYDDADHVLDFPIVHEDTEQRLLTGADFDVESVVRAKDGTFWVGEEFGPYVLHFDATGTLMSAPVALPDGLKSPQNPTLAAGETARVRASGGFEAMSASPDGRYLYPVVENGLVGDDERRRVVFELDTRRGEYTGRTWSYQVDAPGNLVADAFTVGKGRFWMVERDNADGAASVTKRVYEVDLRRTDAEGHLRKELVLDALKIANPRGIDAGEGYGLGETYALPVQSFETVLRLRDGRVLIGNDNNYPGNDARVPGTPDDTEMVVVDLRRERVRDDGVTVVGHRGASGDRPEHTLASYEQAILQCADYIEPDVVATKDGVLVARHENEIGGTTDVADRPEFADRRTTKQIDGRAVTGWFTEDFTLAELRTLRAVERLPQLRPASAAFDGLYQVPTLDEVMDLARRSVTCDGDQVGVYPETKHPTYFDSVGLSLEEPLVAALQANGLDSRRAPVILQSFETGNLRELDRMTHVRIAQLVSASGAPYDLEAAGSPVTYADLLTARGLRDVARYADGLGAVKDVLVPRRADGTLGTPTSVVRDAHRAGLDVHAWTFRAENTFLPADLRTSADPAAHGDLAAEIEVFLDAGVDGIFTDQPAVAAGLLGRD from the coding sequence ATGCGACGAACACGGCAGTCCGTTGTCCTTGCCCGCACGGTCGCGGCCACCGCCGCCGCGACCCTCCTGCTCACCACCGCGGCCGCCGGGGTCGCGGCCGCCGCCCCGGCCACCGGTCGCGGGCACGACCCGCACGATCCCGGGCGCTCCGGCACCCGGGTGGTCCCCGTCCTGGAGGGCCGCGCCACCCTGAGCGCGGACTTCCTCGCCGACGGCCCGCCGTCGGGCGCCCGGGCCTCCGCCGCCAACGGTCGCCAGGGCCCCTGGGACGGCCAGGTCGTCCCCGGGTTCTCCGCCATGGTCGACAACGGCGACGGCACGTTCTGGGCGCAGCCCGACAACGGCTTCGGCGCGAAGGGCAACAGCGCCGACTTCCTCCTGCGCAACTACCTCGTGCGGCCCGACTGGGACACCGGTACGCGCGGCTCGGGCGAGATCGAGATCCTCGACCGCATCGACTACGACGACGCCGACCACGTGCTCGACTTCCCGATCGTGCACGAGGACACCGAGCAGCGGCTGCTCACCGGCGCCGACTTCGACGTCGAGTCCGTGGTGCGGGCGAAGGACGGCACGTTCTGGGTGGGGGAGGAGTTCGGGCCGTACGTGCTGCACTTCGACGCGACCGGCACCCTGATGTCCGCGCCCGTCGCGCTGCCCGACGGCCTGAAGTCCCCACAGAACCCCACCCTCGCCGCCGGCGAGACAGCCCGCGTGCGCGCCAGCGGCGGCTTCGAGGCGATGAGCGCCTCGCCCGACGGCCGCTACCTCTACCCGGTCGTGGAGAACGGGCTCGTCGGCGACGACGAGCGGCGTCGGGTCGTGTTCGAGCTCGACACCCGCCGTGGCGAGTACACGGGTCGCACCTGGAGCTACCAGGTGGACGCCCCCGGGAACCTCGTGGCCGACGCGTTCACGGTCGGCAAGGGCCGCTTCTGGATGGTGGAGCGGGACAACGCCGACGGCGCCGCGTCGGTGACCAAGCGGGTGTACGAGGTCGACCTGCGCCGCACCGACGCCGAGGGCCACCTGCGCAAGGAGCTGGTCCTCGACGCGCTGAAGATCGCCAACCCCCGCGGGATCGACGCGGGCGAGGGCTACGGCCTCGGCGAGACCTACGCGCTGCCCGTGCAGTCCTTCGAGACCGTCCTGCGGCTGCGCGACGGCCGCGTCCTGATCGGCAACGACAACAACTACCCCGGCAACGACGCCCGCGTCCCGGGCACGCCGGACGACACCGAGATGGTCGTCGTCGACCTGCGTCGCGAGCGGGTCCGCGACGACGGCGTCACCGTCGTGGGGCACCGCGGCGCGTCGGGCGACCGGCCCGAGCACACGCTGGCCTCCTACGAGCAGGCGATCCTGCAGTGCGCCGACTACATCGAGCCCGACGTCGTCGCCACGAAGGACGGCGTGCTCGTGGCCCGGCACGAGAACGAGATCGGTGGCACCACCGACGTCGCCGACCGGCCCGAGTTCGCCGACCGCCGCACCACCAAGCAGATCGACGGCCGTGCCGTCACCGGATGGTTCACCGAGGACTTCACGCTCGCCGAGCTGCGCACCCTGCGGGCCGTCGAGCGCCTGCCGCAGCTGCGACCGGCGAGCGCCGCCTTCGACGGTCTCTACCAGGTGCCGACCCTCGACGAGGTGATGGACCTGGCGCGCCGCTCGGTGACGTGCGACGGGGACCAGGTGGGCGTCTACCCGGAGACGAAGCACCCGACGTACTTCGACTCCGTCGGGCTGTCCCTGGAGGAGCCGCTCGTGGCGGCGCTGCAGGCGAACGGGCTGGACTCGCGGCGCGCCCCGGTGATCCTGCAGTCGTTCGAGACGGGCAACCTGCGCGAGCTCGACCGGATGACCCACGTGCGGATCGCGCAGCTGGTCTCGGCGAGCGGCGCACCGTACGACCTGGAGGCCGCCGGGTCGCCGGTCACGTACGCGGACCTGCTGACCGCGCGGGGCCTGCGGGACGTCGCCCGGTACGCCGACGGTCTCGGCGCGGTGAAGGACGTGCTGGTGCCGCGGCGCGCGGACGGCACGCTGGGCACCCCGACGTCCGTGGTCCGGGACGCGCACCGCGCCGGGCTCGACGTGCACGCGTGGACGTTCCGGGCGGAGAACACGTTCCTGCCCGCGGACCTGCGCACCTCGGCCGACCCGGCCGCGCACGGCGACCTCGCGGCGGAGATCGAGGTGTTCCTCGACGCGGGCGTCGACGGGATCTTCACCGACCAGCCGGCCGTCGCGGCCGGGCTCCTGGGCCGCGACTGA
- a CDS encoding multidrug effflux MFS transporter, whose amino-acid sequence MPDDLTSPRRARTYRWVIMLGALAALPAFTVDMYLPSLPEVAADLGSTDSFAQLSVSIMLIGGAFGQLVIGPLSDRWGRRAPLMWGLALHVVTSLLCAFAPTMDVLIGLRLLQGFFNAACGVAAMAVVRDRFVGAEAARILSRLMLIIGVAPMLAPAFGSAVAAAAGWRWVFAFLALAGVGMAVVVWRLMPETLPVERRQGGGPRTVLGGYGTLLRDKHFMALAVLPGLGQAVLMSYVVGSPFVFQEYYGLSHTQFSLLFAINGLGLVLSAQVNASLVRRVAPIRLLRSALLVQGVFAVGLLVVAITQFGGVVGLLVMLWIVLAFQGLIPANASAIALSRHGERAGTAAAVIGAVQSGVAGAVSPLVGVLGGDAVAMSAVMLGAWVCALAVLALATPAYRRGGWTQLA is encoded by the coding sequence ATGCCCGACGACCTGACCTCACCCCGGCGTGCCCGCACCTACCGCTGGGTGATCATGCTCGGCGCGCTCGCCGCGCTGCCCGCGTTCACGGTCGACATGTACCTGCCCTCGCTGCCCGAGGTCGCCGCCGACCTCGGCTCCACGGACTCCTTCGCCCAGCTGTCGGTCTCGATCATGCTCATCGGCGGCGCCTTCGGGCAGCTCGTCATCGGGCCGCTGTCCGACCGCTGGGGCCGTCGCGCCCCGCTGATGTGGGGCCTCGCGCTGCACGTCGTCACCTCGCTGCTGTGCGCGTTCGCGCCCACGATGGACGTCCTCATCGGGCTGCGTCTCCTCCAGGGGTTCTTCAACGCCGCCTGCGGCGTCGCCGCCATGGCCGTCGTGCGCGACCGGTTCGTCGGCGCCGAGGCCGCCCGCATCCTCTCGCGCCTCATGCTCATCATCGGCGTCGCGCCGATGCTCGCCCCCGCCTTCGGGTCCGCCGTCGCCGCGGCCGCCGGCTGGCGCTGGGTCTTCGCGTTCCTCGCCCTCGCCGGCGTCGGCATGGCGGTCGTCGTGTGGCGCCTCATGCCCGAGACCCTGCCCGTCGAGCGCCGCCAGGGCGGCGGCCCCCGCACCGTCCTCGGCGGCTACGGCACCCTCCTGCGCGACAAGCACTTCATGGCGCTCGCCGTCCTGCCGGGCCTCGGCCAGGCCGTCCTCATGAGCTACGTCGTCGGCTCGCCGTTCGTGTTCCAGGAGTACTACGGCCTCAGCCACACCCAGTTCTCGCTGCTGTTCGCGATCAACGGGCTCGGGCTCGTGCTGTCCGCCCAGGTCAACGCGTCCCTCGTGCGCCGCGTCGCCCCCATCCGGCTGCTGCGGTCCGCGCTGCTCGTCCAGGGCGTGTTCGCCGTCGGGCTGCTGGTCGTGGCGATCACCCAGTTCGGCGGTGTCGTCGGGCTCCTCGTCATGCTGTGGATCGTCCTGGCGTTCCAGGGCCTCATCCCCGCCAACGCGTCCGCCATCGCCCTGTCGCGGCACGGCGAGCGCGCCGGGACCGCCGCCGCCGTCATCGGCGCCGTCCAGTCCGGCGTCGCGGGCGCCGTCTCGCCGCTCGTCGGCGTCCTCGGCGGCGACGCCGTGGCCATGTCCGCCGTCATGCTCGGCGCCTGGGTGTGCGCGCTCGCCGTGCTCGCCCTCGCCACGCCCGCCTACCGCCGCGGCGGCTGGACCCAGCTCGCCTGA